Proteins encoded in a region of the Phoenix dactylifera cultivar Barhee BC4 unplaced genomic scaffold, palm_55x_up_171113_PBpolish2nd_filt_p 000860F, whole genome shotgun sequence genome:
- the LOC103710550 gene encoding low-temperature-induced 65 kDa protein-like gives MDYEEVARRQEQTYQPDPSGTRLIPVEVGEEHHHDKKPVLKKVKDKVKKIKDTLNIKKHGHGDEHDRDDDHDTSDEEKEEGYEENDEENVQDPEVIHGAPILYDTPAAQEFIGGEESKEAPQEANLGSINPTFQEDPAAPKTETLGASDHDRATQPPPTRGGEEIETSPVIQSFEAMNISDQPHVQKEEEVKETTPPTGTHDQFSPAAAPTPEEDKLQGTEEPKGPSYTEKLSTTAAAAKSAAVSAAAGSTEYGKKIASTVYEKVAEAGTAVKGKVQQKPSGTTGTEGGDPTAAQDKGMGVSVREYLAEKLRPGEEDKALSEVISGVFHKREEEAEGGPEVTGSGARGGGAGVVEKIRGAVTSLVGGGGGSRASPVSESTQTKGEGEQKETHKDAGGQTQEEQDLK, from the exons CGTCAGGAGCAAACTTACCAACCAGACCCATCCGGAACTCGTCTCATTCCCG TTGAAGTAGGAGAGGAGCACCACCACGACAAGAAGCCAGTGTTGAAGAAGGTGAAGGACAAGGTGAAGAAGATTAAGGACACTTTAAACATAAAGAAGCATGGCCATGGTGATGAGCATGACCGCGACGACGATCATGACACCAGtgatgaagaaaaagaagaaggttaCGAAGAGAATGATGAAGAGAATGTACAGGATCCTGAGGTCATCCATGGCGCTCCCA TACTGTATGACACTCCGGCGGCTCAAGAGTTTATTGGTGGCGAAGAGAGCAAAGAGGCACCACAGGAGGCCAATTTGGGAAGCATAAACCCAACGTTTCAAGAGGACCCTGCTGCTCCAAAGACTGAAACACTCGGCGCGAGCGACCACGACCGTGCAACCCAACCCCCACCAACCAGAG GTGGCGAGGAGATAGAGACGTCGCCGGTAATCCAGTCCTTCGAAGCCATGAACATCTCCGACCAGCCCCACGtccagaaagaagaagaggttaAAGAAACCACTCCTCCGACCGGGACCCACGACCAGTTCTCTCCGGCGGCGGCGCCCACCCCAGAAGAAGACAAGCTCCAAGGCACTGAAGAACCCAAGGGGCCGAGCTACACCGAGAAGCTCTCCACCACCGCAGCCGCGGCCAAGTCCGCCGCCGTGTCCGCGGCGGCGGGGTCCACCGAGTACGGCAAGAAGATCGCGTCGACCGTCTACGAGAAGGTGGCGGAGGCCGGGACGGCTGTGAAGGGAAAGGTGCAGCAGAAGCCAAGCGGGACCACGGGGACGGAGGGCGGGGATCCGACGGCGGCGCAGGACAAAGGCATGGGGGTGTCGGTGAGGGAGTACCTGGCGGAGAAGCTGAGGCCGGGGGAGGAGGACAAGGCGCTGAGCGAGGTGATATCGGGGGTGTTTCacaagagggaggaggaggcggagggggGACCGGAGGTGACAGGATCCGGCGCGAGGGGCGGGGGTGCGGGTGTGGTGGAGAAGATTCGCGGAGCGGTTACGTCTTTGGTCGGGGGTGGCGGGGGTTCTCGTGCTTCGCCGGTGAGCGAGAGCACTCAAACAAAAG GGGAAGGGGAGCAGAAAGAAACTCATAAGGACGCAGGAGGTCAAACGCAGGAAGAGCAGGATCTCAAATAA